The DNA segment AACACTCAGAAACATCAGAGGGATTGATCACCAGTGGTATGCCACACTGATCAGCTTTGTTTTTTTCCTGTTTGTAGCTACCACCCTTTTCAATGTAATCAAGAACTCCATGGACCAGATCTGGTCTATTGGCAAAAAAGAACATGTAGGCTTTATGTTTACCATGAAATTAAGGGCAAGATCAATGGTGATCATCCTGCTGGCAGGCCTCCTGTTCCTTGTCGGATTTTTAACCGACAGCATACAAGCTTTTATTGGGGCTTATATCAATACTGCAGCACCCACATTTGGCAAGTTCTTTTTATCGGTACTGAACCAGCTGTTGTTTATAGCCATTGTGATGGTATGGTTTACTGTACTGTTCCGTTTTTTGACCAATGGCAGACCAACATGGAAAGCTGCTTTGCGTGGTGGCATACTTACAGCAGTACTGTTCACCTTTGGCAAGTATATTCTAAGGATATTGTTGCCGTTAAGCGGTATCGGAAATGTTTACGGCACATCAGGATCTATTGTACTGATCATGCTGTTCGTATTTTATTCTTCATTTATATTTTACTTCGGCGCCTGTTATGTGAAGGTGCTGAGTGATGACAAAGAAACACCGATACGACCTATTAAAGGGGCGTATAATTATGAAATAAAAGAAGTAATAAAAGGAACTTAATCGCTTATGGCCACCTGTTCAAAGCCCTGCATTTCGAATACAGCCAGCTTGTTGAGCAGGTTGTAGTGCAAAGTGCCAAAGAAATTAACAATGCCATCCTTATTTTTTCCTTCAATACAAATACTTTCTTTTATCACTTCCTGGTGTTTTAAATACTGGTCGGAAAGAATAATTTCTTCGTCCTGAACTCTGACATCCGCAGCATCTATTGAAAACTGTTTAAGGAGCTCCAAAAAGCTCTTTCCATTTAAAAGCAACTCTTTAATATTCATAGCCGTATTGAATTAAGTTAGGGAGAAATATCAGATCAATTATGAAGCCAAAAAAAAGGGCAAACCCTTTAGATTTACCCTTTTACACAAAATGTGGAAAAATTCTATTTGCTAGAACAGTCTGTAAGCCAGTCCGAAAGTAAAAAGGCTCAATTTAGTATCGTTATAGCCATCTTTTCCAATTTTGGAAAGTCCGGTTTCATATCTGAGATCAAGACCTAATTTTCCGACATCTACACCTGCACCAAACTGCCATGCAAAATTCTGTCCTTTAAAATTGCCTTTAAATACACTTCCAGCGGCCTGCCCGAATGACTGCTCATCATCTAGGATAAAAGAAACCACAGGCCCCGTGTTTAACCTCAGGCCAACTCCTGCGGCACCCAATTTTGTTCCTACCAGTACAGGTACATCAAGACTGGTAAATTTCACTTTGTTTTCCTGCCCGCTGGCATCTTTTAATGTTGTATTTTTTCCGCTTAAATAGAGCTCAGGTTGTAAATGAATTCCTGCAGCGCCGATACGGGTCCATATACCTGCATAATAACCGGCCCGGTTGTCGCTGCTAAAAGTATTATCGGTACTGAGTTTAGAAAGGTTGGCTCCTGCCTTCAGCCCCAGCTGGAAACTAGGCAATACCTGACTAAATGCTGCCAGGTTTAAAGAGATAAACAATGCGGATAAGATTATTTTTTTCATTTGTTTTATGATTAGTTTAAGTATGATAGTCCAAGCAACAATAAGGCCATTAAGTTTTCATTAAACGACCATATCATTATATAGTTTCACCTAATGATAATTTTTTCATTGAATGACACGTAAAACTAACAATATTTTCAATTGAAAACTAAATTACGTAGTTTTATCCTTACATCACTAATAATGCTTCGTATACTTTTAACGGAATTAATCATCATACCTATTTGAATGGATTTTACATTTAATTCCTACGCCAGTATCTTAATCTTTTGCGGCATTATCACACTTCTGTTTTCTTACAATTTATTTGGGAAAAAGGGAGAAGCGGTAAAGCTTTTTGGCTATATGATGCTCTCTAATGCCATATGGTCTTTAGGTTACGGCTTTGAACTGGCCAGCAGCACGTTAAGCCAGATGAAGTTTTTCATCAACGTAGAGTACCTGGGAATTACTACCTTGCCAATGAACTGGTTTTTGTTTTGCTTGCAACTGGCAGGAAAGGATTGCTGGTACAAGAAAAAAATAAACCTGGTCATGTTACTGGCATTTTCCTTACTTACCATTGTACTGGTATGGACAAATGACTATCACCACCTGCAGTACCGCAGCCTGAATGTAGATCATTCAGGACCATTTCCAATGGTTATGATTACACCGGGTATCTGGTACAGGGTATTTACCGTATATTTTTATTTGCTGCTGGGACTGGGGAGTTACCTGATCCTTGTAAAATTCAGGAAAGCAGATCCGATTTACAGAAGGCAGAATTATACTATCTTTTTCGCGGCATTGATTCCATGGATGACTAACCTGGCCTACCTGTTGGGCATACGCCCACTTGAAAACCTGGACCTGACCCCCTTTGCATTTATTGTTGCTATCTTTTTAATTGCCATCGCCATTTACCGTTTTAAACTGTTCGACATTTTACCAGTGGCAAGGGAAAAAGTCCTTGATCTGATCCAGGACGGCTACCTGGTTTTAGATGGGCAGAACAGGGTGATCGATTATAACCTGGCTGTAAAAAAATACCTGCCCAATGAACTGAAAGATAAAATTATCGGCATGCAGGTTGATCAGTTATTTCCCGGTCAAGAGGATTTACTCCGGTTCATCACTGCCCATAGTTCAGGAAAAATAGAAATGAAAGTACAGCTGGACAAAGTGATGTTTGATCTGGAAGCAAACATTATGTACCTGAATGAAAATCAGCTAAACAATGAGGCAACTGTTGTAAAAATACAGGACCTGACAGCAATACGCGAAGAGGCTTTAAGATCTAAACTACAAACGGAAGAGCTTAAAAAGTTAAATCAGCTGAAGGACAAAATCTTTTCTATTATTGCCCACGACCTAAGGGGACCACTTGTAAACCTGTCTGAAGTACTTAAAATGGTAAATACGGGTATGATCTCATTGGATGAATTCAAGAACTTATCCCCTAAACTGAGCCGGGACATTTTATATACTACAGATCTTTTGGAGAACATTTTGCATTGGTCCAGAAGCCAGTTAAAGGGCTATGGCATTAATAAAACATTCTTTGAACTGAGAAGCATGATCCTGAATGAGGTGAATTATCATTTACCCTCGGCAGCTATCAAAAAAATTAACATTGTGCATGATGTATTTCCCGGCATGATCGTATATGCAGATATGATCATGATACAAATTGTGGTAAGAAATATTTTAAATAATTCTATTAAATTTTGCAGGGAAGCATGCGAGATCCACATCGGCGCAGTGTACCAACCAGACCATAGAATGATGATCTGTATTGAAGACAACGGCCATGGTATGCCACCAGAGATACTGGCTTCACTTTTTACAGGTACAGGCAGTTCTACAAGAGGAACCATGAATGAAAAAGGGACTGGCCTGGGGCTGGTAATCTGTAAAGATTTTATGGAGCGGAACAATGGGGAAATCATTGTAGAAAGCGAAATCGGTAAAGGCACTAAGTTTTATTTGTACCTGCCTGTTGACGAAGGATAAATAAAAAAGCCCCTTTCGGGGCTTTTTTATTTATCCTGTTGCTCCATTAATGGCCTGCTGTTCTTTTAAAGCATCTACATTATTTTTACTGCCAAAATTCTGGGTTTTATCTGCAAAATAGTCCAATATACTTACTATTGTATCCAGGTTATCTGCAACACGCTGATGCATATCAGAAAGATCTTTCTCCAATCTTTTATCACCCAATTCTATATTGTCAACTTCAATTTTCCCTATCTTCTGAATAATTGCCTGCTGTGAGTGCTGTAAGTCGCCCAGCTCTCTCACAATCTTCTCCATTAATTCAAACTTTTTCAAAGTATCCATATGCTCTATATTAAAATTAACATTCTATTTATTATCTAATCAACCAATTACCTTGCCAATATGTTTTTATAATTTGGTAGTATATCCGGTTTTTGCTAATTTCCCCCGGTATGAAGCAGCTATTCCTTTTGATTTTTACAGGTATTATTTTTCAGTTTGCCCAGGCTCAGACATCAGAAAAGCTGGACCAGGAAAAATTACTTCAATATTATGAGGCACAACAATATCATGAAGCGGTACAATACCTGCAGTCTGTATATAAAGACAGTACCGATGTTAAAAAGCTGAAACAACTTGCCTATGCAAATTTGATGTCTGGAAGGCTTTCTGAGGCAGAAAAACACTACCTGAACCTATACAGACAATTGCCTGAAGATGCGGGTGTATTGCTGGCATTAGGCACCATTAGTGCAAACTATGGTCTGAATGCAAAAGCAAAAGCTTATTTTTTAGCTGTATTAAATACTGACAGTACTAATTTCAAAGCTTACAAACAGCTTGCTAAACTGGAAAATGATTTGTCCAGCACTGAAAAAATGACCTATTTACTGAAAGCAAACCATCTGGATACACTCGATGCTGAAGTATGTGCTGATCTTTCAATGGCCTATTTCAGAAATAATCAATTTAACAAAGCTGATGAAATCTTAAAGAATGCATTGAGCGCAGACAGTGCAAATTTACTGCTGTTAAATGCAAAGATGCCCATCAGTTTGACTTTCAAAGCATACAGTGAAGCCATAGCTATAGGAAAAAAAATATTGGCTACACAAAAAGTGCCTTCAGAACAATTGTTGCTTCAAATGGCCCAAAGCTATCGTGGTCTGCGTGATTATAAAAATGCTGCCGTGTATTTGAAGCAGGCTATAAAAGAAGGAATATCTACCAAGACAGCTTCTTATTATGGCCTGTTGGGAGATACTTATGAAAACATGAACCAAAATAAAGAGGCACTTGAAGTATATAAAAGAGGTCTTTTGTTTGAAAATAATGGGAGCCTTTATTACAACATTGCTTTAATATATGAGAACAAGCTAAACGATAAAAAAAATGCCATAAGCTATTATTCTCAGTATTTAAACAGCATAAAGGAACCTGAAAAACAAAAGCGGCATATCGCCTACATTAAAAATAAAATTGAAGAATTAAAAAGGTGATCACCTGTTGACCAACCGGGCCACATACTTACCGATAATGTCAAACTCTACATTTACGGCATCACCAACTTCGACTTCCTGTAAATTGGTATGTTCAAAGGTATAGGGAATTATAAATACTGAAAATTCATCAGCTGCAGAGCCAACCACAGTTAAACTGATGCCATTGAGGCATACCGAACCTTTTTCAACGGTAACATTGCCATTAGCGGCATCGTATTTAAAACGGTATTCCCAACTGCCATCCAGTTTTTCTCTTTTGATACAGGTAGCTGTCTGGTCTACATGCCCCTGAACTATATGTCCGTCCAGCCGGCCATTCATTTGCATGCAACGCTCCAGGTTAACCTTATTTCCTATTTTGAGGTACTGCATATTGGATTTTTCCAGTGTCTCCTGTATGGCTGTTACCGTATGGGTATCATCTGTTAAGGCCACTACAGTTAAACAGACTCCGTTATGGGCTACACTCTGGTCTATTTTTAGCTGGTTACTGATGGCAGATTGTATGGTAAAATGAAGATTGGTACCTTCAGTTTTAATATTTTTAACTACTCCTAATGTTTCTATTATTCCCGTAAACATATATCAATTCACTATTTATTTAACCTGTTTCTTCTCCAGTTGAGGGCATTGGCCTGGCCTTCCTGTAACGGTTGCGGTGCTGCAAGTGGCTGCTGTTTGAAAAAAAATGCTCCCATCATAGCTGCCAATAAAGCTTCGTCTTCATTTTGCACTTTCGGGCTATTGGCCTTAAAGTATTTAGCTACAAAATGCGTATCGAATTTACCAGACTTAAAGGCTTCATGCTGCATCACAAATTTACCAAAACCAAGTGTGGTTTGAATACCCGTGATCTGGTATTCACCAATGGCACGGACCATCCGTTCAATGGCTTCTTCCCGGTCTTTACCATAGGTAATGAGTTTGGCAATCATCGGGTCGTAATAAATCGGGATTTCCATTCCCTGCTCAAACCCGTCATCTACCCTTACGCCATTGCCCTTAGGAGTTTTATAGGTCTGCAACACACCTATATCCGGCAGGAAATTATTTTCAGGATCTTCAGCATATACCCTCAGTTCTATGGCATGCCCGTTAATGTGCAGATCTTCCTGCTTATAGCTTAGTTTTTCTCCCCTGGCAATTTTTATCTGCTCTTTTACAAGGTCTAAACCCGTAATCATTTCAGTTACCGGGTGTTCTACCTGCAAGCGGGTATTCATTTCCAGGAAGAAAAAGTCCAGATTTTCATCCAGGATAAACTCCACTGTACCAGCACCTACATAATTTACTGAACGGGCCACATCAACTGCACATTTGCCCATCTTTTCCCTTATTTCAGCTGTTAAAATGCTTGACGGTGCTTCTTCAATTACTTTTTGGTGTCTGCGCTGAACAGAACACTCCCTTTCAAAGAGGTGTACAATATTTCCATGGGTATCGCCCAGCACCTGTATTTCTATGTGTCGCGGAGAGGAAACATAACGTTCGATAAACACGGAACCATCTCCAAAAGCAGACAGGGCCTCACTTACGGCCAGTTGCATCTGCTCTTCAAATTCAGCAGCTTTTTCCACAATACGCATTCCTTTTCCCCCACCTCCGGCAGCAGCTTTGATCAGGATAGGGAAACCTACTTCTATTGCTCTTCGTTTAGCTTCTTCAACATCCGTAATGGCTTCTTCAGTACCAGGAACCATGGGAATCTGGTATTTCAATGCCGCAGCTTTTGCAGAAAGTTTATTGCCCATGATTTCCATGGCTTCCGGTGTCGGACCTATTAATGTCAGACCAGCTGCTTTTACCAGCCGCGCAAAAGCAGCGTTTTCTGATAAAAAGCCATAGCCCGGATGAATGGCTTCTGCCCCGGTAATTTTACAGGCTTCAATAATTTTTTCTCCGATGAGGTAAGATTGATTTGAGGGTGCCGGACCAATGCATACTGCCTCATCCGCATAGCGCACATGCAGCGATTGCCTGTCAGCCTCAGAATATACAGCAACCGTTTTGATGCCCATTTCTTTTGCAGAACGCATGATACGCAAAGCAATTTCCCCCCTATTGGCGATAAGAACTTTCTTCATTTATGCCTCGATGTTATTTATTAGCTGATACATGCAAATGTATTATGTTTTCTACAGCCCTGTCTATCATTTCGGAAGAAATGTTTAAATGTGTCACCATTCTTACGGTTTTTGGTCCTGTTACATTACAGGCAATGCCTTTTTCGGCCAGCTGATGCACCAGATGGGCGGGTTTTAGTCCTTCTGCTACTTCAAACACCACAATATTGGTTTCAACAGGCAATACCGAAGCTACATAATTTACATTGTTCAGCGCATCAGCCAAGGCCTTTGCATGTTTGTGATCGGTTGAGAGTCTGGCTATATTATGATCCAGCGCATAAATACCTGCGGCTGCTAAAAACCCTGCCTGACGCATTCCGCCACCAAATGCCTTACGGATATTGACTGCCTTTTTTATGGTTTCTTTTGAGCCCAGCAATACAGAACCTACCGGGGCACCAAGGCCTTTTGACAGGCATACAGAAATCCCGTCAAAATATTGTCCATAGTCTTTTGCATGATCTCCGGTTGCTGTCAGGGCATTGAATATTCTTGCCCCGTCCAGGTGAAGTTTTAGCCCCTTTATGTTACATAAAGTATGGATGGGCTCTATCTGCGATAAACTGTAACAGGCTCCCCCACCTTTGTTAACTGTATTTTCGAGTACAACCAGGCTGGAATGCGGGTAATGTACATTCTCATCATTGATCTCAGGTTCAATAAGTTCGGGTGTCAGTATTCCCCTTTCCCCATTTAGCAACCTTACGGATGCAAGAGAGTGATAAGCAATCCCCCCTCTTTCATAACGGTACACATGGGCAGTCTGGTCGCAGATAACCTCATCCATAGGATTGGTAAAGCACTTGATGGCAATCTGGTTGGTCATTGTTCCCGAAGGGCAAAACAAACCAGCTTCCATATTAAACATAGCAGCCAGTTTATGCTCCAGGGCCTTTACGGTTTCATCCTCACCAAATACATCATCTCCCACTTTTGCGCTCATCATGGCATCCAGCATGCCCTGATCAGGCGTTGTAACAGTATCACTTCGAAGGTCTACATTCATTGGGTTGTTCTTTGATACAAAATTACTCAAGCTGTTTTATATTCCCAGCTTTTATGTCCTAAAACTTAACAATAAAAACGTTAAAAAACAAGGGTTATTTGTGCCGGGAATTTTAAATTTGGATTTTAAAATAACAAACGTAATTTAGCTTAGTGTTTATTTGACAATATCCTAAGCTAAAAAACCTAAAAAAACACGTTTAAAAAGCAATTAAGCGCAGAAAAACGATTACCTAACCAAAATCAAAAAAATAAATTTATGAGTAAAACTTATACGAAAGTGACGCGATTATTTACTTTTATCCAGAAAAAAACGAATTAAGATGATAGTTATTGCAGACGGCGGTTCGACCAAGACCAATTGGTGTTTAATTAATGAAGCTGGTAGAAAAATTCTTTTCAATACAGAGGGCTATAATCCATATTTTTCCAAAACTGAATATATAATAGAGTCGCTAAGAAAATCTCTTCCCGACCATTTAGAAACTGAAAAACTGACAGAAGTAAATTATTATGGCGCTGGCTGTTCTACAGAGACCAACCGCAAAATAGTTTCAGATGCCATGCAAGAGGTTTTCCCTAATGCAAAAATAAATATTGGTCACGATTTAATGGCCTCTTGCCGCGCTTTATTAGGTGATGAGCCTGGTTTTGCAGCAATATTAGGTACAGGTACCAATTCATGCTTATACGATGGTAAAGACATTACGTTAAATATAGACTCATTAGGTTACTTTTTGGGTGATGAAGGCAGTGGCTGTTTTATCGGAAAAAAGATCCTGGGCGATTACATGAAGGGTTATATGCCTAAGGGTTTAAGAGAAACATTTTATGATAACTTTGCACTAACAAACGAGGATATTTTTGATCACATTTATAACAAGCCACTTCCTAACCGTTTTTGTGCTGGTTTTAGCAAGTTTTTGTACGACTTTAAAGACAACTACGAAGACTATACCTTTAATACGATCGACTATGCTTTTACTGCATTTTTCGACAACCTGGTTATACATTACCCTAATTACAAAGACTATAAATTAAATTGTGTGGGATCTGTAGGTTACAGTTTCAGGGATGTACTGAGCGTAGTGGCCGACAGATATGAGATGGGCATCGGCAAAATCATCCGTTCTCCTATAGATGATCTTGTAGATTATCACCTGCACATAGCCACAAAAAAATAGCTTAAAGCAGGTTTATAAAAAAATCCCAAAAGCTGGCTTTTGGGATTTTTTTATTCAGGTAAAACTCAGTTTAACAAGCGTTTCCAATATTAAAATGAAATTTCCTTGCCAAATAACTTTGCGTATTTTCTTTTATCAAATTTATAGAGGGTTGCAGCCCGGAAAGACACCCCATATTGCTTTTCGTTGAGGTCTCTCAGCACACCAAAACTTAGCATCTTTTTCCGGAAGTTCCTTTTATCCAGCTTTTTGTTCAGAATCACTTCATAAACATTCTGGAGCTGGGTAAGGGTAAATTTTTCCGGCAGGAGTTCGAAAGCTATGGGTTGGTGTTTAATCCTCCTTTTTATCTTTTCCATTCCTTTTTCAAAGATCTGCTGATGATCGAAGGCCAGCCTTGGCAAGTCTTTTACATTTCTCCAATACGCCTGTTTGGCATAATTGCTGATCGGTTTTACAATCTTATCACCACCTAACCTCAACAATGCGTAGTAAGCTATACTGACAACCCTACCCTGGGGATGCCTGTTTACATCGCCGAAGGTATAATATTGCTCCATATAAATGTCACTAAGGCCAGTAAGCTCGTGCAGAATCCTGGTGGCACTCTGGTCCAGACTCTCATCTTCTTCAACCAGGTTACCCGGCAAGGCCCACCAATCCTTAAAAGGTTCTTCGTTTCTTTCAATTAAAAGAATTTTCAATTCTCCTTCGTCAAATCCGAACAGCACACAATCAATCGAGAAAGTGGAATTAAATTTTGGTAAGACTTCTTTCAAAACATTAAATTTTTAAATATTAAAGCAAATAAATATACTTGTTTCCTATTAACATAGGAAAATAAAAAATAAATTACTTAGTGTAAAAAATACACGCTATATTCGTAAATATAAATCATGAAACCAAATATCAAAAATATCGCCGTATTAACATCTGGAGGAGATGCTCCCGGAATGAACGCGTGCATCAGAGCAGTAGTCCGAACCGGAATATACAATGGTATAAATATGTTTGGAGTTTTGCAAGGATATCAGGGATTAATCAGCAATAATATTAATCCGATGGATGCAAGATCCGTTAGCAACATCATTCATCTTGGCGGTACCATTTTAAAAACAGCACGTTGTCTGGAATTTAAGACTGATGAGGGTATGGCACTTGCTTATGAAAACATGAAGGCGCGTGACATAGACGGACTGGTGGTGATTGGCGGGGACGGAACTTTTACCGGTGCCAAACGTTTTGGCGAGAAATTTGGCATCAGGGTAATGGGGGTTCCGGGTACCATTGACAATGACCTTTACGGTTCTGACTTTACGTTAGGATACGATACGGCCATCAATACCGTTATTGAAGCAAT comes from the Pedobacter heparinus DSM 2366 genome and includes:
- a CDS encoding N-acetylglucosamine kinase; the protein is MIVIADGGSTKTNWCLINEAGRKILFNTEGYNPYFSKTEYIIESLRKSLPDHLETEKLTEVNYYGAGCSTETNRKIVSDAMQEVFPNAKINIGHDLMASCRALLGDEPGFAAILGTGTNSCLYDGKDITLNIDSLGYFLGDEGSGCFIGKKILGDYMKGYMPKGLRETFYDNFALTNEDIFDHIYNKPLPNRFCAGFSKFLYDFKDNYEDYTFNTIDYAFTAFFDNLVIHYPNYKDYKLNCVGSVGYSFRDVLSVVADRYEMGIGKIIRSPIDDLVDYHLHIATKK
- a CDS encoding tetratricopeptide repeat protein; its protein translation is MKQLFLLIFTGIIFQFAQAQTSEKLDQEKLLQYYEAQQYHEAVQYLQSVYKDSTDVKKLKQLAYANLMSGRLSEAEKHYLNLYRQLPEDAGVLLALGTISANYGLNAKAKAYFLAVLNTDSTNFKAYKQLAKLENDLSSTEKMTYLLKANHLDTLDAEVCADLSMAYFRNNQFNKADEILKNALSADSANLLLLNAKMPISLTFKAYSEAIAIGKKILATQKVPSEQLLLQMAQSYRGLRDYKNAAVYLKQAIKEGISTKTASYYGLLGDTYENMNQNKEALEVYKRGLLFENNGSLYYNIALIYENKLNDKKNAISYYSQYLNSIKEPEKQKRHIAYIKNKIEELKR
- a CDS encoding porin family protein, whose amino-acid sequence is MKKIILSALFISLNLAAFSQVLPSFQLGLKAGANLSKLSTDNTFSSDNRAGYYAGIWTRIGAAGIHLQPELYLSGKNTTLKDASGQENKVKFTSLDVPVLVGTKLGAAGVGLRLNTGPVVSFILDDEQSFGQAAGSVFKGNFKGQNFAWQFGAGVDVGKLGLDLRYETGLSKIGKDGYNDTKLSLFTFGLAYRLF
- a CDS encoding sensor histidine kinase; this translates as MDFTFNSYASILIFCGIITLLFSYNLFGKKGEAVKLFGYMMLSNAIWSLGYGFELASSTLSQMKFFINVEYLGITTLPMNWFLFCLQLAGKDCWYKKKINLVMLLAFSLLTIVLVWTNDYHHLQYRSLNVDHSGPFPMVMITPGIWYRVFTVYFYLLLGLGSYLILVKFRKADPIYRRQNYTIFFAALIPWMTNLAYLLGIRPLENLDLTPFAFIVAIFLIAIAIYRFKLFDILPVAREKVLDLIQDGYLVLDGQNRVIDYNLAVKKYLPNELKDKIIGMQVDQLFPGQEDLLRFITAHSSGKIEMKVQLDKVMFDLEANIMYLNENQLNNEATVVKIQDLTAIREEALRSKLQTEELKKLNQLKDKIFSIIAHDLRGPLVNLSEVLKMVNTGMISLDEFKNLSPKLSRDILYTTDLLENILHWSRSQLKGYGINKTFFELRSMILNEVNYHLPSAAIKKINIVHDVFPGMIVYADMIMIQIVVRNILNNSIKFCREACEIHIGAVYQPDHRMMICIEDNGHGMPPEILASLFTGTGSSTRGTMNEKGTGLGLVICKDFMERNNGEIIVESEIGKGTKFYLYLPVDEG
- a CDS encoding YihY/virulence factor BrkB family protein, which encodes MEINLLQRTKLFFIRFSAAFRLFQKNDPLRLAGATAFFTNFALPPILLILIRLFGFFMDRKTLAARLFERLANILDDDSTGQIRQTLRNIRGIDHQWYATLISFVFFLFVATTLFNVIKNSMDQIWSIGKKEHVGFMFTMKLRARSMVIILLAGLLFLVGFLTDSIQAFIGAYINTAAPTFGKFFLSVLNQLLFIAIVMVWFTVLFRFLTNGRPTWKAALRGGILTAVLFTFGKYILRILLPLSGIGNVYGTSGSIVLIMLFVFYSSFIFYFGACYVKVLSDDKETPIRPIKGAYNYEIKEVIKGT
- a CDS encoding riboflavin synthase translates to MFTGIIETLGVVKNIKTEGTNLHFTIQSAISNQLKIDQSVAHNGVCLTVVALTDDTHTVTAIQETLEKSNMQYLKIGNKVNLERCMQMNGRLDGHIVQGHVDQTATCIKREKLDGSWEYRFKYDAANGNVTVEKGSVCLNGISLTVVGSAADEFSVFIIPYTFEHTNLQEVEVGDAVNVEFDIIGKYVARLVNR
- a CDS encoding threonine aldolase family protein; protein product: MNVDLRSDTVTTPDQGMLDAMMSAKVGDDVFGEDETVKALEHKLAAMFNMEAGLFCPSGTMTNQIAIKCFTNPMDEVICDQTAHVYRYERGGIAYHSLASVRLLNGERGILTPELIEPEINDENVHYPHSSLVVLENTVNKGGGACYSLSQIEPIHTLCNIKGLKLHLDGARIFNALTATGDHAKDYGQYFDGISVCLSKGLGAPVGSVLLGSKETIKKAVNIRKAFGGGMRQAGFLAAAGIYALDHNIARLSTDHKHAKALADALNNVNYVASVLPVETNIVVFEVAEGLKPAHLVHQLAEKGIACNVTGPKTVRMVTHLNISSEMIDRAVENIIHLHVSANK
- a CDS encoding NUDIX hydrolase, which codes for MKEVLPKFNSTFSIDCVLFGFDEGELKILLIERNEEPFKDWWALPGNLVEEDESLDQSATRILHELTGLSDIYMEQYYTFGDVNRHPQGRVVSIAYYALLRLGGDKIVKPISNYAKQAYWRNVKDLPRLAFDHQQIFEKGMEKIKRRIKHQPIAFELLPEKFTLTQLQNVYEVILNKKLDKRNFRKKMLSFGVLRDLNEKQYGVSFRAATLYKFDKRKYAKLFGKEISF
- the accC gene encoding acetyl-CoA carboxylase biotin carboxylase subunit, whose translation is MKKVLIANRGEIALRIMRSAKEMGIKTVAVYSEADRQSLHVRYADEAVCIGPAPSNQSYLIGEKIIEACKITGAEAIHPGYGFLSENAAFARLVKAAGLTLIGPTPEAMEIMGNKLSAKAAALKYQIPMVPGTEEAITDVEEAKRRAIEVGFPILIKAAAGGGGKGMRIVEKAAEFEEQMQLAVSEALSAFGDGSVFIERYVSSPRHIEIQVLGDTHGNIVHLFERECSVQRRHQKVIEEAPSSILTAEIREKMGKCAVDVARSVNYVGAGTVEFILDENLDFFFLEMNTRLQVEHPVTEMITGLDLVKEQIKIARGEKLSYKQEDLHINGHAIELRVYAEDPENNFLPDIGVLQTYKTPKGNGVRVDDGFEQGMEIPIYYDPMIAKLITYGKDREEAIERMVRAIGEYQITGIQTTLGFGKFVMQHEAFKSGKFDTHFVAKYFKANSPKVQNEDEALLAAMMGAFFFKQQPLAAPQPLQEGQANALNWRRNRLNK